A genomic stretch from Vanrija pseudolonga chromosome 6, complete sequence includes:
- the HOL3 gene encoding putative thiol methyltransferase 2: MLRPAVAVYTRLLQTSSRPHHRTLHPTMSHAINPAFPDTVNDVDRYSEAWEGKWATKTTGWDQGHSHPALLKLLDSDEAKKAGIPSAGRAFVPGCGLGYDVDTFARRGLDSTGLDIAATGVSAANAWLAAQPPRKNAAEVVLGDFFTYDPGYKFDVIYDYTFLCALPPAMRTQWAESMARLAKADPSARLITQQYPLNGNPVGPPFPLSVEIYNDLLGKDWEVVWERDIPQEERRVNSPPGDERLVVWARKA; encoded by the exons ATGCTTCGCCCTGCCGTCGCGGTATATACTCGCCTCCTGCAAACCTCTTCTCGCCCCCACCATCGCACGCTCCACCCCACAATGTCGCACGCCATCAACCCCGCCTTTCCTGACACGGTGAACGACGTCGACCGCTACTCCG AGGCGTGGGAGGGCAAGTGGGCCACCAAGACGACGGGCTGGGACCAGGGCCACAGCCACCCCGCGCTGCTCAAgctgctcgactcggacgaggcgaagaaggccgGCATCCCGAGCGCTGGGCGCGCGTTCGTTCCCGGCTGTGGGCTG GgctacgacgtcgacacgttcgcgcgccgcgggctcgACTCGACGGGCCTGGACATCGCCGCGacgggcgtcagcgccgccaacgcGTGGCTTGCtgcgcagccgccgcgcaagaacgccgccgaggtggtccTGGGCGACTTCTTCACTTACGACCCGGGATACAAGTTTGACGTGATCTACGACTACAC CTTCCTCTGCGCGCTCCCGCCCGCCATGCGCACCCAGTGGGCCGAGAGCAtggcgcgcctcgccaaggccgacccGTCCGCGCGCCTCATCACCCAGCAGTACCCCCTCAACGGCAACCCCGTCGGCCCGCCCTTCCCCCTCAGCGTGGAGATCTAcaacgacctcctcggcaaggactGGGAGGTCGTCTGGGAGCGCGATATCCCCcaggaggagcgccgcgtcAACTCGCCCCCTGGtgacgagcgcctcgtcgtctgggcCCGCAAGGCTTAG
- the MSH5 gene encoding DNA mismatch repair protein MSH5, which translates to MASSLSSLGKRPASALSDYTDDSYARASPRPQHGWGNRSLMPPPPLPPARSRVSMSPSITSRESSLAPTLQGEGEYLGGPVPGGHAEEEQEEEKMNQYLALHAPGPGNLSAAYYDPETNKLLVLEDTKDTYRWDTAALLMEQFEPAVILLSGKAPDALVEVAAEYCQENPNTTYDLLTPSKFSHDMGLYHLGSVRLPRNARAVSESAYTWSDSGRGGPAPSTSDASEQEHEQGYVDQRDAGMGRIRLSLLKLGCHVNVDAPGAVCAAGALLEELAKVRGADPSGITPFELTAVESMNLEDHMLINQDALTSLAILSIDAGAKASKQQQSTTLSLNGVINTTVTPLGKKLFHTWLLRPLINIEQINRRLDAVEVLSSKECTKPRADIIKELRRIKDLNWVCRRIKSGKAGWKDWQSLVEGLTAAKDIIQQLTVLGFQAFHESLEITRKSKAALAIRKRVPQGLCEDFNVIYLPQLGCLVAAHGMLNPRLIPVDWEESFTTNNIWYFKTPDTDELNAEFGDIENNISDREIEWVQALAERLPDLEFDILGTADVLAELDCLLCLAGAVDKFDLTRPVMKEEPVLKIRKGFHLLHMMCVPDGPYIHNDTMIKGGSETGDVSSMMVVTGANGSGKSAYGKQVALITYMAHIGSFVPAAAAEIGICDKIFTRVQTRESASRTGSAFMIDLSQVSQALRGCTSRSLLILDEFGKGTISTDGAGLLAGGIEYLIQGPRPRTVVLTHYHELFTQQFLDDSLPIIYCHMKSIMAEGATTLTYLYNHLVSNFEITKLIDTELTAEDIAEIQAAESLAAKFIAWDLDAEDGDVLDTLADMLGGDEAQEEDAVATTVETDNAAERVAISTGASTAGDGRSMSVRPTSTRPPSTRPMSVTFA; encoded by the exons ATGGCCTCGAGCCTGTCAAGCCTGGGCAAGCGCCCAGCGAGCGCGCTCTCAGACTACACAGACGACAGCTACGCCCGTGCCTCGCCACGTCCCCAACATGGATGGGGAAACCGCAGTctcatgccgccgccgccccttCCTCCGGCACGGTCGCGCGTGTCCATGTCCCCGTCGATCACGTCGCGCGagtcgtcgctcgcgccgacgctccAGGGAGAGGGGGAGTACCTCGGCGGCCCTGTCCCCGGCGGCCATGCCGAGGAAGAGCAGGAGGAAGAGAAGATGAAT CAGTACCTCGCCCTGCATGCGCCCGGACCAGGCAACCTCTCGGCGGCCTACTACGACCCCGAGACCAACAagctcctcgtgctcgaggacacgAAGGACACGTATCGATGGGACACTGCGGCCTTGT TGATGGAGCAGTTCGAGCCGGCAGTCATCCTCCTCAGCGGCAAGGCGCCCGATGCGTtggtcgaggtggcggcaGAGTACT gcCAGGAGAACCCCAACACCACATACGACCTCCTCACGCCGTCAAAGTTCAGCCACGACATGGGGCTGTACCACCTCGGCTCGGTGCGACTTCCGCGCAACGCGCGTGCCGTGTCCGAGAGCGCGTACACTTGGTCCGACTCTGGGCGTGgcggcccggcgccgagcacgtccgacgccagcgagcaGGAACACGAACAGGGATACGTCgaccagcgcgacgcgggcATGGGACGTATCCGCCTCTCACTGCTCAAGCTCGGCTGCCACGTCAATGTTGACGCACCTGGGGCCGTGTGCGCTGCTGGTGCGTTGTTGGAGGAGCTGGCGaaggtgcgcggcgcggaccCGAGCGGGATCACGCCTTTCGAGCTCACTGCTGTCGAGAGCATGAACCT CGAGGACCACATGCTCATCAACCAGGATGCCTTGAC ATCCCTCGCCATCCTCAGTATCGACGCTGGCGCCAAGGCGTccaagcagcagcaatcGACGACATTGTCTCTCAATG GCGTCATCAACACGACGGTCACGCCGCTCGGCAAGAAACTCTTCCACACCTGGCTCCTCCGCCCCCTGATCAACATCGAGCAAATcaaccgccgcctcgacgccgtcgaggtgctcTCATCCAAGGAGTGCACCAAGCCCCGCGCGGACATTATCAAGGAGCTCAGGCGGATCAAGGACCTCAACTGGGTCTGCAGGCGCATCAAAAGTGGCAAGGCCGGCTGGAAGGACTGGCAGAGTCTCGTCGAG GgactcaccgccgccaaggatATCATCCAACAGCTCACCGTGCTCGGCTTTCAGGCCTTCCACGAGTCCCTTGAAATCACAAGGAAG TCCAAAGCGGCCCTCGCCATTCGCAAACGTGTCCCGCAGGGCCTGTGCGAGGACTTCAATGTCATCTACCTGCCTCAGCTTGGCTGCCTCGTGGCCGCGCACGGCATGTTGAACCCGAGGCTGATCCCAGTAGACTGGGAGGAATCA TTCACCACCAACAACATTTGGTACTTCAAGACCCCAGACACAGATGAGCTTAACGCAGAGTTTGGCGACATTGAGAACAATATCAGTG ATCGCGAGATCGAATGGGTTCAAGCGTTGGCTGAGCGCCTTCCGGACCTCGAGTTTGACATTCTCGGAACCGCTGATGtcctggccgagctggactG CCTGCTCTGCCTGGCCGGCGCTGTGGACAAGTTTGACCTGACGCGCCCCGTCATGAAGGAGGAGCCGGTGCTCAAGATCCGCAAGGGCTTCCACCTGCTACACATGATGTGTGTCCCGGATGGGCCGTACATCCACAACGACACCATGATCAAGGGTGGCAGTGAAACGGGCGACGTCAGTAgcatg ATGGTCGTCACTGGAGCCAATGGTTCCGGCAAGTCGGCGTACGGCAAACAGGTCGCCTTGATCACCTACATGGCCCACATTGGCTCCTTCGtccccgcggcggcggccgagatTGGTATCTGCGACAAGA TCTTCACTCGAGTCCAGAcgcgcgagtcggcgtcgagg accGGCTCGGCCTTCATGATCGACCTGAGCCAGGTTTCACAAGCACTGCGTGGCTGCACGTCAAGGTCTCTCCTGATCCTCGACGAGTTTGGCAAAG ggACCATCTCGACTGACGGTGCTGGTTTGCTCGCCGGCGGGATCGAGTACCTCATCCAAGGCCCGCGCCCTCGAACGGTCGTCTTGACCCATTACCA CGAGCTCTTCACCCAGCAGTTCCTGGACGACTCACTGCCCATCATCTACTGTCATATGAAGAGCATCATGGCAGAGGGAGCCACCACCCTGACCTACCTGTACAA ccaTCTCGTGTCAAACTTCGAGATCACCAAGCTCATCGACACCGAGCTGACGGCCGAGGACATTGCTGAGATCCAAGCTGCCGAATCCCTGGCGGCCAAGTTCATCGCCTGGGACCTGGACGCAGAGGatggcgacgtgctcgacacCCTCGCTGACATGTtgggcggggacgaggcacaggaagaggacgccgtcgcgacgactGTTGAGACGGACAACGCGGCAGAGCGTGTGGCGATCAGCACTGGGGCGAGCACTGCGGGAGATGGGCGTTCGATGAGTgtgaggccgacgagcaccagGCCGCCAAGTACGCGCCCCATGAGCGTGACGTTTGCCTGA
- the pla1 gene encoding Poly(A) polymerase pla1: MSDQGEIKMLGVTAPITLEGPKPEDTKASDALMADLVALNQFESEQERKVRERLLSNLAQLVTKFVHDVSIKAGLSEKVANEAGGRIYTSGSYRLGVHGPGSDIDTICVCPRHVYRENFFGEFQQMLRDWPAVTEISAVESAFVPVMKTVISGVEVDLLFARVNLPEAGDKLDLEKDEILRGVDDASQRSLNGPRVTDMILNLVPEVNTFRTALRTIRLWAKRRGIYANVLGYPGGVAWALLTARICQLYPNAAPSTIVAKFFPIYYQWGWPQPVLLKRIDPGPPNMTHQVWNPRTDRRDMAHRMPVITPAYPSMCSTHNITASTMTIIKNEMLRANQITDKITANPGSSWVELFDRLDFFGMYRTYVHIIASASTPEGIKDWSGTVESRIRTLVQDLEVTDNVLLAHPQVGGVAINFICLTEEEQAGASQGELSEEAMKRKEEDFVGKDYKKVYTKNFFIGLDIEKKPKDSQGSRVLNLFYASKRFCSACQGWDKYDEQEMSVCLKPAKRSDMPFYVFPDGQPKPKKKGKRGQDKVRGGGKSSANVSQAAADGAETSDSHGPSKRPNRSESGQQDDPSALALSNGAAADDASSVPPPAANGAVSAAATA; encoded by the exons ATGTCTGA CCAGGGAGAGATTAAGATGCTCGGCGTCACAGCGCCCATCACTCTGGAGGGCCCAAAGCCTGAAGACACCAAGGCGAGCGACG CCTTGAtggccgacctcgtcgcgctaAACCAGTTCGAGTCGGAGCAGGAGCGCAAGGTCCG AGAGCGACTCCTTTCCaacctcgcccagctcgtcacCAAGTTTGTGCACGACGTGTCGATCAAGGCCGGCCTGTCAGAAAAGGTCGCCAACGAGGCCGGCGGACGCATCTACACGTCGGGCTCGTACCG ACTCGGCGTCCACGGCCCCGGCTCGGATATCGACACGATCTGCGTGTGTCCCCGGCACGTGTACAGAGAGAACTTTTTCGGCGAGTTCCAGCAGATGCTGCGCGACTGGCCGGCCGTGACGGAGATTTCG gCGGTCGAGTCTGCCTTTGTGCCCGTCATGAAGACGGTCATCtctggcgtcgaggtcgacctgtTGTTCGCGCGCGTCAACCTCCCCGAG GCTGGTGACAAGCTCGACCTTGAGAAGGACGAGATCCTGCGTGGTGTCGACGATGCGTCGCAGCGAAGTTTGAACG GTCCTCGTGTCACTGACATGatcctcaacctcgtccCCGAGGTTAACACCTTCCGTACCGCCCTGCGCACAATCAGGCTGTGGGCCAAAC GGAGGGGTATCTATGCCAACGTCTTGGGCTACCCTGGTGGTGTTGCCTGGGCGCTCCTCACTGCCCGTATCTGCCAGCTGTACCCCAACGCTGCGCCGTCTACAATCGTCGCCAAATTCTTCCCCATCTACTACCAGTG GGGCTGGCCTCAGCCTGTGCTCTTGAAGCGCATCGACCCTGGGCCCCCTAACATGACTCACCAGGTCTGGAACCCAAGG ACCGACCGCCGTGACATGGCCCACAGGATGCCCGTCATCACCCCAGCCTACCCATCCATGTGCTCCACGCACAACATCACCGCATCTACCATGACGATCATCAAGAACGAAATGTTGCGAG CAAACCAGATCACCGACAAGATTACTGCTAACCCCGGGTCTTCGTGGGTCGAGCTGTTTGACCGCCTCGACTTCTTCGGCATGTACCGAACATATGTCCACATCATTGCTTCAGCGTCCACGCCCGAGGGCATCAAGGACTGGAGCGGCACTGTCGAGTCGCGTATCAGGACACTGGTCCAGGACCTAGAGGTCACCGACAACGTCTTATTGGCACACCCTCAGGTCGGCGGTGTCGCCATCAACTTCATCTgcctcaccgaggaggagcaggctgGCGCCTCCCAGGGCGAGCTCAGCGAGGAGGCCATgaagcgcaaggaggaggacttTGTCGGCAAGGACTACAAGAAGGTTTACACCAAGAATTTCTTCATAGGACTCGATATCGAGAAGAAGCCAA AGGACAGCCAAGGGAGCCGTGTCCTCAACCTCTTCTACGCGAGTAAGCGATTCTGCTCGGCCTGCCAGGGCTGGGACAAGTATGATGAGCAGGAGATGAGCGTGTGCCTCAAGCCGGCCAAGAG GTCCGACATGCCGTTCTACGTCTTCCCCGACGGacagcccaagcccaagaagaagggcaagcgGGGGCAGGACAAGGTACGGGGCGGTGGTAAATCATCTGCTAACGTTTCACAGGCTGCCGCTGACGGCGCTGAGACGTCTGACAGCCACGGCCCTAGCAAGCGGCCAAA CAGATCCGAGTCTGGGCAGCAGGATGACCCCTCTGCACTAGCACTTAgcaacggcgccgcggccgatGACGCTTCATCAGTACCACCTCCAGCAGCCAACGGCGCTGTCAGTGCAGCTGCCACCGCGTAG
- the eca39 gene encoding Branched-chain-amino-acid aminotransferase, mitochondrial, giving the protein MTVQAPLKASSLYFSPVAADHPTDPRGYGRYMLTIPWSRTSGWGQPKIGPRQDLSFDPLAGVLQYAVTCFEGMKCYKDEQGKLRLFRPNKNFDRLKRSAARVGLPDQWDNAELVDLLSKLVALEAPMVPAGDGDNLYIRPTLLETSESFGIKEDAFAAEALLYVVTSVNLGKGLYASSEGTGLRLDACNKYIRAWPGGTGSYKLGANYGTVSVAKQPGFAMSLWLHSYGKEDFISEAGAMNVWIIKEAKDGVTEFVTMSLDNGIVLPGVTRESIITLLNDHASGKQAFPLEGMPKNIRVVERDISMNEIVEGTKDGSLKGMFGCGTGVVVVQVGLVRYQDVEYNIPANPLIKLLRDTVTGIQRGRLERDDWSFVVPEWDGSAHEHDVDGQKVIA; this is encoded by the exons ATGACTGTCCAGGCTCCCCTCAAGGCCTCGTCCCTCTACTTCTCCCCCGTGGCTGCCGACCACCCTACCGACCCCCGCGGCTATGGCCGGTACATGCTCACTATCCCC TGGAGCAGGACCAGCGGCTGGGGACAGCCCAAGATCGGCCCCCGTCAGGACCTCTCGTTCGACCCCCTCGCCGGTGTCCTCCAGTA CGCCGTCACCTGCTTCGAGGGCATGAAGTGCTACAAGGACGAGCAGG GCAAGCTCCGCCTCTTCCGTCCCAACAAGAACTTTGACCGTCTCAAGCGCTCTGCTGCCCGCGTCGGCCTCCCG GACCAGTGGGAtaacgccgagctcgtcgacctcctctcCAAGCTCGTCGCTCTTG AGGCCCCCATGGTCCCCGCCGGTGACGGTGACAACCTCTACATCCGCCCCACCCTCCTCGAGACCTCGGAGTCGTTCGGTATCAAGGAGGACGCCTTcgctgccgaggccctcctcTACGTCGTCACGTCGGTCAACCTCGGCAAGGGCCTCTACGCCTCGTCCGAGGGTACCGgtctccgcctcgacgcgtgCAACAAGTATATTCGCGCCTGGCCCGGAGGAACTGGCAGCTACAAGCTCGGTGCCAACTATGGCACCGTCTCGGTTGCCAAGCAGCCCGGCTTCGCCATGTCCCTCTGGCTCCACAGCTACGGCAAGGAGGACTTCATctccgaggccggcgccatGAACGTCTGGATCatcaaggaggccaaggacggcg TCACCGAGTTTGTCACTATGTCGCTTGACAACGGCATCGTCCTCCCCGGTGTCACTCGCGAGTCGATCATCACCCTCCTCAACGACCACGCCAGCGGCAAGCAGGCCTTCCCTCTCGAGGGCATGCCCAAGAACATCCGtgttgtcgagcgcgacattTCGATGAACGAGATTGTCGAGGGCACCAAGGACGGCTCGCTCaaggg AATGTTCGGCTGTGGAACtggtgtcgtcgtggtcCAGGTCGGCCTCGTTCGCTACCAGGACGTCGAGTACAACATCCCCGCCAACCCCCTTATCAAGCTCCTCCGTGACACCGTCACTGGCATCCAGCGCGgacgcctcgagcgcgacgactgGTCGTTCGTCGTCCCCGAGTGGGACGGGTCGGCCCACGAGCACGACGTTGACGGCCAGAAGGTCATTGCGTAA
- the scw1_1 gene encoding Cell wall integrity protein scw1, protein MTTPPSSLPSPTPSSGSSGQQHKPQSFSSIAALHTSSASSTSPPSLASQSVGAPGDGAPSRETSFDAFSDEAQQTPPAGSNVSGFHNVAFLPQVTASPPPHAPPYVPPAQHAMAPDPIHSLSLSGQAGSVWAPGWRPGPPGPGPGYAHPQGGYGRGGPNGHLTHQLPPNPLEAYGPGSRQSMTSTPGVAPLGSANGDPTRRTGSQPGEPRDRRRERHREEEGREREDEEVISTIFVVGFPDDMSEREFQNVFTFAPGFEAATLKFPSGSARREPAAAAALLAELQHLAANQGGVPAGLLGSEHPDQPLDESFVGMNFGTQSSSASNTPSAAMSLTPSAPSGATLGAANIPPSVPPRRQTIGFARFKTRADALAARDHLQGRRIDTLTGATLKAEMAKKNLHTKRGVGGDDLVGILLRSGRLSQLVNQQAQAQQAIGGAPGIGQPNAAGPIGAPVVGLNTGAAQSAKEAWDAWPAPAQAGSDAKVDKLAQSQRAPSAQSTTSGSPPLSVKSPNARPTDSKALLALAEEADELEGWSVGSVGLGGMTLDYPGAPGGPRSAGGPGGPLPVGAGIAPPNSAGLQHGAIGFNSGGSGAGYSQYPPAIGSFGGSGPQDGVDPRSLGIGTNMNPADQNPPINTLYIGNLPAISPPTHPPNFLEESLRALFHRRPGFKRMSFRQKINGPMCFVEFEDIPFATQAMRELYGNTLNGLVKGGIRLSYSKNSLGQRGNSHQQGVSTSMFGGIAHTVALAGMSSGPSGNQMAPGAPGGGFLGPSPPVPIGSSSSTATTPGADPRRPSEGSSLSPTAQPFNAPLPNSSPRSQRYYGGERPAGTGSGSPPANIPGSNQQEAAAAAFNSFAPSSASQSGFSPVSSPIRTPASLGWVSSSSGGGASGGTYGAFEAFGMPPHGLPSLNGAASAWGANAPNAS, encoded by the exons ATGACCACCCCACCGTCTTCTCTCCCATCTCCGACAccgtcctcgggctcgtcggggcagcagcacaagCCTCAATCCTTTTCGTCAATAGCTGCCCTccacacgtcgtcggcgtctagcacctcgccaccgtccTTGGCCAGCCAATCTGTGGGTGCACCTGGCGACGGTGCGCCCTCTCGCGAGACGTCGTTTGATGCCTTCTcggacgaggcgcagcagaCTCCTCCAGCTGGCTCAAACGTGTCTGGATTCCACAATGTCGCGTTTCTCCCCCAGGTCACCGCGTCTCCTCCGCCTCATGCTCCTCCCTACGTGCCACCAGCACAGCACGCCATGGCGCCGGACCCGATCCACTCGCTATCGCTATCTGGGCAGGCGGGCTCCGTCTGGGCACCTGGATGGCGCCCTGGCCCTCCTGGTCCGGGACCCGGCTATGCCCACCCACAAGGTGGCtatgggcgaggaggtccCAACGGCCACCTCACTCACCAGCTTCCTCCAAACCCCCTCGAGGCGTACGGCCCAGGATCTCGTCAATCCATGACGTCCACGCCAGGTGTTGCTCCCCTGGGCAGCGCTAACGGGGACCCAACACGTCGCACGGGCTCTCAACCCGGCGAGCCCCGCGACCGTCGCAGAGAGCGACAccgtgaggaggagggtcgTGAGCGTGAAGATGAGGAGGTTATCAGCACCATTTTCGTTGTTGGTTTCCCTGACGACATGAGC GAGCGCGAATTTCAAAACGTCTTCACCTTTGCGCCTGGTTTCGAGGCCGCGACGCTGAAGTTCCCCTCTGGCTCAGCAAGGAGGGAGccagctgccgctgccgcttTACTTGCCGAGCTCCAGCACTTGGCAGCCAACCAGGGTGGTGTCCCTGCGGGACTCTTGGGCTCTGAACACCCAGACCAGCCCCTCGACGAGTCGTTTGTTGGCATGAACTTTGGcacccagtcgtcgtcggcctccaacacgccctcggccgccatgTCATTAACGCCCTCTGCTCCATCTGGAGCTACTCTCGGTGCCGCAAACATTCCCCCATCGGTACCACCGCGTCGCCAAACCATTGGCTTTGCGCGCTTCAAGACCCGTGCCGATGCGTTGGCGGCCCGCGATCACCTGCAGGGACGTCGCATCGACACCCTCACCGGGGCCACCCTCAAGGCTGAAATGGCGAAGAAGAACTTGCACACCAAGCGTGGCGTGGGAGGAGACGACCTTGTTGGTATCCTTCTCCGTTCTGGTCGTCTGTCTCAGCTGGTGAACCAACAGGCGCAGGCTCAACAAGCGATCGGTGGAGCACCCGGAATCGGCCAGCCAAACGCCGCTGGCCCTATCGGTGCTCCCGTTGTCGGCCTCAACACCGGTGCTGCTCAATCCGCCAAGGAGGCCTGGGACGCATGGCCAGCACCTGCCCAGGCTGGATCTGACGCCAAGGTGGACAAGCTTGCCCAGTCACAACGTGCGCCATCCGCTCAGTCCACCACCTCTGGTTCGCCACCCCTCTCGGTCAAGTCGCCGAACGCCCGCCCTACTGACAGCAAAGCCCTGCTGGCACTTGCTGAAGAGGCTGACGAGCTCGAAGGCTGGTCCGTCGGCTCTGTTGGACTCGGTGGCATGACTCTTGACTACCCTGGTGCACCTGGCGGTCCTCGTTCTGCTGGAGGTCCTGGTGGGCCTttgcccgtcggcgccggcatcgcGCCACCCAACTCGGCAGGTCTTCAGCACGGTGCTATCGGCTTCAACAGCGGAGGCAGCGGAGCCGGCTACAGCCAGTACCCGCCTGCCATTGGCAGCTTTGGTGGTTCAGGCCCTCAGGACGGGGTTGACCCCCGGAGTCTGGGTATCGGTACCAACATGAACCCTGCCGACCAGAACCCCCCGATCAACACACTGTACATTGGCAACCTCCCCGCTATTTCGcctcccactcaccctcccAACTTCCTCGAGGAGAGCCTCCGGGCCTTgttccaccgccgccctggcTTCAAGCGCATGTCGTTCCGCCAAAAGATCAATGGCCCAATGTGCTTTGTCGAGTTTGAGGACATTCCTTTTGCCACCCAGGCGATGCGTGAGCTCTACGGTAACACGCTCAACGGCCTCGTCAAGGGCGGTATCCGCTTGTCCTACTCGAAGAACTcgctcggccagcgcggAAACTCCCACCAGCAAGGCGTCAGCACATCCATGTTCGGTGGCATCGCCCACaccgtcgccctcgctggcATGTCGTCTGGTCCCTCTGGCAACCAGATGGCTCCCGGCGCGCCAGGTGGTGGCTTCCTCGGCCCCTCCCCGCCTGTCCCCatcggctcgtcgagcagcacggcgacTACGCCTGGTGCAGACCCCCGCCGACCCAGTGAAGGGTCGTCATTGTCCCCAACAGCCCAGCCTTTCAATGCACCGCTCCCCAACAGCTCGCCTCGTTCTCAACGGTACTATGGTGGTGAGCGTCCAGCTGGCACTGGAAGCGGCTCGCCACCGGCCAACATTCCCGGCAGTAACCAGCAAGAAGCAGCTGCCGCGGCCTTCAACTCGTTTGCACCGTCATCCGCCTCGCAGAGTGGCTTCTCGCCCGTCTCGTCTCCGATCCggacgccggcctcgctgGGCTGggtctcgtcctcgagtggtggtggcgcctCTGGCGGCACCTATGGCGCGTTTGAGGCCTTTGGAATGCCTCCCCACGGCTTGCCGTCTTTGAACGGTGCGGCCAGTGCATGGGGCGCCAACGCTCCAAACGCGTCGTAA